A portion of the Bacillus thuringiensis genome contains these proteins:
- a CDS encoding DUF4052 domain-containing protein, translating to MTMLMKQLRLHINFHYKAILIFWIVALLIKGALYAAHLNEAKVGYLPEIINNPSIAIMIFIVGSVFIVQDDLFRLAVSFGITRIQYFIGAICYIVLQSALFSFLQILFLQDIKYNLVNVNFGEQLIQQFILQFLFYVTIACFFQVVVIFKQRFQWIGLMIGGSLFLSTNSVLYGEVGIKGLLFTNDVSLIDIPYFIVISIGLTILYIITSSIFIRKVSFERTV from the coding sequence ATGACGATGTTAATGAAACAATTGAGGTTACATATAAATTTTCATTATAAAGCAATTTTAATATTTTGGATTGTAGCTTTATTAATAAAAGGAGCTTTATATGCTGCTCATTTAAATGAAGCGAAAGTTGGTTATTTACCCGAAATTATCAATAATCCTTCAATTGCAATTATGATTTTTATAGTAGGGAGTGTTTTCATTGTTCAAGATGATTTATTTCGTTTAGCAGTTTCATTTGGTATAACGAGAATACAATATTTTATCGGAGCGATTTGTTATATTGTGTTGCAATCCGCATTGTTTTCATTCCTTCAAATACTGTTTTTACAAGATATAAAATATAACTTAGTAAATGTTAACTTTGGAGAGCAATTAATACAACAGTTTATTTTACAATTTTTATTTTATGTTACGATAGCATGTTTCTTTCAAGTAGTAGTAATTTTTAAGCAAAGATTTCAATGGATTGGTCTCATGATTGGTGGGTCGCTTTTCCTTTCAACAAATAGTGTGCTGTATGGAGAAGTAGGGATAAAAGGATTGTTATTTACAAATGATGTATCTTTAATAGATATCCCTTATTTTATTGTTATTTCAATTGGATTAACAATTCTTTATATCATAACTAGTAGTATATTTATTCGT
- a CDS encoding ATP-binding cassette domain-containing protein — protein sequence MIALETKDVTKKYKKKIAVNEVTISLEEHKIYGLLGRNGAGKTTLLNLLAGQITSSSGSVTVFGENVFENSKAMQNICFVRVKEESHLSYRVKEIFKICNMFYKNWDQKFAEELAGKFQLNITEKYHKLSHGMQTVVGIIKGLASRATITIFDEPTTGLDAAHRELFYSLLLEDYGEYPRTIILSTHLVEEVTHVIEEVIIIKEGALVVQSTVEDLLQQGHIISGQKGKVEEFLINKKVINKEIYGNKGIAVIWEELSNEDCYSLEKEGLVIDRITLQKLFIHMTGGEVE from the coding sequence ATGATTGCACTTGAAACGAAAGATGTAACGAAAAAATATAAAAAGAAAATAGCTGTAAATGAAGTAACGATTTCATTGGAAGAGCATAAAATATATGGTTTGCTTGGAAGGAACGGAGCAGGGAAAACGACTTTATTAAATTTACTAGCAGGACAAATTACTTCAAGTAGTGGAAGCGTAACTGTATTTGGTGAAAATGTATTTGAAAATAGTAAAGCAATGCAAAATATTTGTTTCGTTAGAGTAAAAGAAGAGTCTCATTTAAGTTATAGAGTAAAAGAAATTTTTAAGATATGTAACATGTTTTATAAAAATTGGGATCAGAAGTTTGCAGAAGAACTGGCGGGTAAATTTCAGCTTAATATAACAGAGAAATACCATAAACTATCTCATGGCATGCAAACAGTTGTAGGAATTATTAAAGGGTTAGCAAGCAGAGCGACAATTACTATTTTTGATGAACCAACTACAGGATTAGACGCAGCACATCGTGAGTTATTTTATAGTTTACTACTAGAAGATTACGGGGAGTATCCCAGAACAATTATATTATCAACACATCTGGTAGAAGAAGTAACCCATGTTATTGAAGAAGTAATTATCATAAAAGAAGGTGCACTTGTTGTTCAATCAACAGTGGAAGATTTATTGCAACAAGGTCATATTATTTCAGGGCAAAAAGGTAAAGTGGAGGAGTTCTTGATTAATAAAAAAGTTATAAATAAAGAAATTTATGGGAATAAAGGTATTGCTGTTATATGGGAAGAGCTTTCTAATGAAGATTGTTACTCTCTTGAAAAAGAAGGTTTAGTAATTGATAGAATTACATTACAAAAACTATTTATTCACATGACTGGTGGTGAAGTGGAATGA
- a CDS encoding GntR family transcriptional regulator, producing the protein MKPTLEQNKLIYIQIAETIESDILKDILLEEEQVPSTNQFAKMLQINPATAAKGVNVLVDEGILYKKRGIGMFVAKGAKEVVLKKRQNNFMTEYLPKVWEEAKVLEISKDELMDMIQKITKEGKEE; encoded by the coding sequence GTGAAGCCGACTCTAGAACAAAATAAATTAATATACATACAAATTGCAGAAACGATTGAATCTGATATTTTAAAAGACATATTGCTTGAAGAAGAACAAGTTCCATCGACAAATCAATTTGCGAAGATGTTACAAATAAATCCGGCTACTGCAGCTAAAGGGGTGAATGTATTAGTGGATGAGGGGATTTTATATAAAAAGAGAGGGATCGGGATGTTTGTTGCAAAAGGAGCAAAAGAAGTTGTACTTAAAAAAAGACAAAATAATTTTATGACTGAATATTTACCTAAAGTGTGGGAAGAAGCGAAAGTACTAGAAATATCAAAAGATGAATTGATGGATATGATTCAAAAGATTACGAAGGAGGGGAAAGAGGAATGA
- a CDS encoding DUF4825 domain-containing protein, which yields MKYMHHNMIVMLTIFLFITACSNGERIKDIYDVRSDDFKKYTGTYVGNNSDVVAIINHLPGGGTVQSISLENENIKVNYGAKESGALTEEMIETYWFDEKDTMKKNFLFNATYLVILVPNAKAYEFQIENKNFKITREEMLSILHREFDDFPKEKDIWDKNKVIKFFNGNEEKIKMLVEDKDFRKSLFAKYPVSQLK from the coding sequence ATGAAATATATGCATCATAACATGATCGTTATGCTAACAATTTTTTTATTCATTACGGCTTGTTCTAACGGAGAAAGAATAAAAGATATATATGATGTTAGGTCAGATGATTTTAAGAAATATACTGGGACATACGTTGGTAATAATTCAGATGTGGTTGCAATTATTAATCATTTACCCGGTGGTGGAACAGTTCAAAGTATAAGTTTAGAAAATGAAAATATAAAAGTGAACTATGGTGCAAAAGAGAGTGGGGCTCTTACAGAAGAAATGATTGAGACGTATTGGTTTGATGAGAAAGATACGATGAAGAAGAATTTTCTCTTTAATGCTACCTATCTAGTAATTTTAGTACCAAACGCAAAAGCTTATGAGTTTCAAATAGAAAATAAAAACTTTAAGATAACGAGGGAAGAAATGTTATCAATTTTGCATAGGGAATTCGATGATTTTCCCAAAGAAAAAGATATATGGGATAAAAATAAAGTTATAAAGTTTTTTAACGGCAATGAAGAAAAAATTAAAATGCTTGTGGAAGATAAAGATTTTCGGAAATCTTTATTTGCTAAATATCCAGTGAGCCAGTTGAAATAA